Proteins co-encoded in one uncultured Draconibacterium sp. genomic window:
- a CDS encoding 4Fe-4S dicluster domain-containing protein, which yields MRYAMAIDTKKCVGCGDCVVACQTENNVPHGYCRDWIVERVDGTYPSLSLEFRSERCNHCDNSPCVRCCPTGASHIEEGGIVTVTHHKCIGCGACIQSCPYDARYSHPDGYVDKCTFCLHRVQKGQNPACVDVCPTRCLYFGDLDDPNSDVSLAIKDRSWKVLAPEAGTKPQLYFLT from the coding sequence ATGAGATATGCAATGGCAATCGACACTAAAAAATGTGTTGGGTGTGGCGACTGTGTAGTGGCCTGTCAAACAGAAAATAATGTGCCACATGGTTACTGCCGCGACTGGATTGTTGAACGCGTTGACGGAACGTATCCGAGTTTAAGTCTTGAATTTCGTTCAGAGCGTTGTAATCATTGCGATAATTCTCCGTGTGTGAGGTGTTGTCCAACAGGGGCAAGCCATATCGAAGAAGGAGGAATTGTTACGGTTACTCACCATAAATGTATTGGCTGTGGGGCCTGTATTCAATCGTGCCCTTACGATGCGCGTTATTCCCACCCCGATGGATATGTTGATAAATGTACGTTCTGTTTACACCGTGTTCAGAAAGGACAAAATCCGGCTTGTGTTGATGTGTGTCCTACCAGGTGTTTGTATTTTGGCGACTTGGACGATCCGAACAGCGATGTTTCGCTGGCCATCAAAGACCGTTCATGGAAAGTACTGGCACCCGAGGCCGGAACAAAACCGCAGTTGTATTTTCTAACCTAA